A genomic window from Xyrauchen texanus isolate HMW12.3.18 chromosome 15, RBS_HiC_50CHRs, whole genome shotgun sequence includes:
- the LOC127656430 gene encoding zymogen granule membrane protein 16-like, translating to MLRLFVVLSALCAMAVSIPLPDHYSYSPAAGDGSGIEYSTAHEGRITGIRIYEYPYYYGNYINGIQLSYDGNWTEIVGVNYYGTVGEMLLFKDEYIVQVSGKYYNGYINELMFVNNNGRSLKVGQPSGNSFNLYPTHEGSELRFISGRQNGWALTSIGAHWATYYPDSNIA from the exons ATGCTGCGTCTTTTTGTTGTACTCTCTGCCCTTTGTGCCATGGCTGTGTCCATAC CTTTACCTGATCATTACTCTTACTCCCCTGCTGCCGGGGACGGCAGTGGAATAGAATATTCAACTGCACATGAGGGCCGCATAACTGGTATCAGAATTTATGAGTACCCATACTACTATGGCAACTACATCAACGG GATCCAGCTGAGTTATGATGGCAACTGGACAGAAATTGTCGGTGTGAATTATTATGGCACTGTAGGAGAAATGTTACTCTTCAAGGATGAATACATTGTTCAGGTCTCTGGAAAGTATTATAATGGTTATATCAATGAGCTTATGTTTGTCAATAATAACGGGCGCTCACTAAAAGTAGGGCAGCCTTCTGGAAATTCATTTAACTTGTACCCGACCCACGAGGGAAGTGAGCTACGTTTCATCAGTGGACGACAGAATGGATGGGCTCTCACCTCCATTGGAGCTCACTGGGCTACATACTACCCCGATTCCAACATAGCTTAA
- the cmtm8b gene encoding CKLF-like MARVEL transmembrane domain-containing protein 8b translates to MEVDSESHIDTSCADRTSKNSKIESLGLSHSSLAYDGNFIRSASGVFMVGEIVFGLLVWTLIGGTENLQVPGLGWVMFVSVFYWVLTIILFLLYLTMVNTKISHIPWKMLGMCFNGSASVLYLTAALTNAVSLNVAIRGRYYFISWMASTIFASLAMLCYAGNTIVNFKSWRSQSEDT, encoded by the exons ATGGAGGTCGACTCCGAGTCCCACATCGACACCAGCTGTGCTGACAGGACCAGCAAAAACTCCAAAATAGAGAGTTTGGGCCTTTCACATTCCTCTCTGGCCTATGATGGGAACTTTATTCGCTCTGCTTCTGGCGTGTTTATGGTGGGAGAAATC GTGTTTGGGCTACTGGTGTGGACTCTGATTGGTGGGACAGAGAATCTCCAGGTTCCTGGGCTGGGTTGGGTAATGTTTGTGTCAGTCTTCTACTGGGTGCTTACTATCATTCTCTTCCTCTTATACCTGACCATGGTCAATACCAAGATTTCCCACATTCCATGGAAAATGCTG GGAATGTGTTTTAATGGCAGTGCTTCTGTATTGTACCTAACAGCAGCTTTGACCAATGCTGTATCTTTGAATGTGGCCATCAGGGGACGCTACTACTTTATCAGCTGGATGGCATCAACG aTATTTGCCTCACTGGCTATGTTGTGTTATGCAggaaatacaattgtgaatttcAAATCTTGGAGATCACAAAGTGAAGATACATAA